A single genomic interval of Desulfobacterales bacterium harbors:
- a CDS encoding tetratricopeptide repeat protein has protein sequence MAIRFFLILFFLLVCVPQSDAHSLIIDADAQYAYAESCFKEKNFEQAANEFKRFLHFFPEDARLYAAEYQIGLSYFNIGQFQFAEDTFRKMLNRTNDSAYVNKALFMIYECRLKSNDFDGASAALRVLIQGAKDDDTRDEARYRLAWFWIEAASWQNAKDALNTIGPENRNKYHVAETIAEIDTAHTLPQKDPAISGMLSILPGAGHLYCGRFQDAAVAFLLNAALIGSAIEAFDHDLSWLGGAITLFEAGIYSGTIYSAVGSAHKFNRQETGKFIRGLKRHAVSGLSIAPAPGGFHLALTLAF, from the coding sequence ATGGCCATCAGGTTTTTTCTTATTCTGTTTTTTCTTCTAGTCTGCGTCCCGCAATCCGACGCTCACTCACTGATAATTGATGCGGACGCTCAGTATGCCTATGCCGAGTCCTGCTTCAAGGAAAAGAATTTTGAACAGGCGGCCAATGAATTTAAACGGTTTCTTCATTTTTTTCCAGAGGATGCACGCCTTTATGCCGCTGAATATCAAATCGGATTATCCTATTTCAACATCGGGCAATTCCAATTTGCTGAAGACACGTTCAGGAAAATGCTGAATCGAACAAATGACAGCGCATATGTCAACAAAGCGCTCTTCATGATTTACGAGTGCCGATTGAAATCAAATGATTTCGATGGCGCAAGCGCAGCGCTTCGCGTCTTGATACAAGGCGCAAAGGACGACGACACACGAGATGAGGCCCGATATCGGCTCGCCTGGTTTTGGATAGAGGCCGCTTCATGGCAAAACGCAAAGGACGCTTTGAACACGATTGGTCCTGAAAACCGGAATAAATACCATGTAGCGGAAACTATCGCCGAAATCGATACGGCCCACACACTACCGCAAAAAGACCCGGCCATTTCAGGCATGCTATCGATTTTGCCGGGAGCCGGGCATCTGTATTGCGGTCGATTCCAGGACGCTGCCGTCGCTTTTTTGCTGAACGCCGCCCTGATCGGTTCCGCCATAGAGGCTTTCGATCATGATCTTTCCTGGTTGGGCGGTGCTATCACCCTGTTTGAAGCAGGAATTTATTCAGGCACGATTTACAGCGCCGTTGGAAGCGCCCATAAATTCAATCGGCAGGAAACCGGAAAATTTATCAGGGGACTTAAACGCCACGCCGTTTCGGGGCTATCGATCGCTCCTGCTCCCGGCGGTTTTCATCTGGCCCTTACATTGGCCTTTTAG
- a CDS encoding AMP-binding protein, with product MLIFEILARNARLYGKDVALIEREPAKNIRREISWREFDDQANRVAQALTRRGIKKGDRVVHLMMNSLEWLPIYFGILRTGAWAVPLNFRFVAKTIGRCVETAEATAIFFGEEFIERIDSIKADLDRTIQHYIFVGPGERRPHYAMDYHQFIEDMPPVDPEIPIEITDEAALYFTSGTTGTPKAALLTHRNLEAACFVENKHHLQNRNDNFLCLPPLYHTGAKMHWFGNFIMGAKAVILKGISPQWILEAISEEQVTVVWLLVPWAQDILLAIERGEIHLDAYNLSQWRLMHIGAQPVPPSLIREWKRVFPHHAYDTNYGLTEATGPECVHLGIENSHKVGAIGLPGFDWEAAVVDENLNRVANGVVGELMVRGPAVMKCYYKNPEETAATLKNGWLLTGDIAKQDEDGFIWLVDRKKDIIITGGENIYPVEIEALLQAHDRIQDVAVIGVPNHRLGEIAVAVVQVKPGEALTPEEVNDFCQPLARYKRPRQIIFGEVPRNPTGKIEKPKLRKQYAGIAESFKTDY from the coding sequence ATGTTGATTTTTGAGATCCTGGCTCGAAACGCCAGGCTGTACGGAAAAGATGTGGCGCTCATCGAGAGAGAACCTGCAAAAAATATTCGGCGAGAGATTTCCTGGCGGGAATTTGATGATCAGGCAAATCGGGTGGCCCAGGCATTGACAAGAAGGGGGATCAAAAAAGGAGACCGGGTGGTTCATCTGATGATGAACAGCCTTGAGTGGTTGCCGATCTATTTTGGTATACTGCGCACGGGTGCCTGGGCGGTTCCGCTGAATTTCAGATTTGTGGCCAAAACCATCGGCAGATGCGTTGAGACGGCTGAGGCGACGGCTATTTTTTTCGGCGAGGAATTTATCGAGCGAATCGATAGCATCAAGGCGGATTTGGATCGGACCATTCAGCATTATATATTTGTCGGCCCCGGCGAGCGGCGACCGCATTACGCGATGGATTATCATCAATTCATTGAGGATATGCCGCCGGTCGACCCTGAAATTCCCATCGAAATCACCGACGAGGCGGCCCTCTATTTTACTTCCGGAACCACCGGTACACCCAAAGCAGCGTTATTAACCCACCGCAATCTGGAGGCAGCCTGCTTTGTCGAGAACAAACACCATTTGCAGAACAGAAACGATAATTTTCTCTGTTTGCCGCCGCTCTATCACACCGGTGCCAAAATGCACTGGTTCGGAAATTTCATCATGGGCGCAAAGGCCGTTATTTTAAAAGGTATCAGCCCCCAATGGATTTTAGAGGCGATTTCCGAAGAACAGGTGACCGTGGTATGGCTCCTGGTCCCATGGGCGCAGGATATTTTGTTGGCGATTGAGCGCGGTGAAATTCATTTGGATGCCTATAACCTTTCACAGTGGCGCTTGATGCATATCGGGGCGCAACCGGTTCCGCCGAGCCTTATCAGGGAATGGAAGCGCGTATTTCCCCACCATGCATACGATACTAACTACGGATTGACCGAAGCCACGGGACCTGAATGTGTTCATTTGGGCATTGAAAACTCGCATAAGGTCGGCGCGATCGGGCTGCCCGGGTTTGACTGGGAAGCGGCTGTGGTGGATGAGAATCTGAACCGTGTGGCCAACGGTGTGGTCGGAGAATTGATGGTTCGGGGACCGGCGGTTATGAAATGCTATTATAAAAACCCGGAAGAAACCGCGGCAACCTTGAAAAACGGATGGTTGCTGACCGGTGATATCGCCAAGCAGGATGAGGACGGTTTTATTTGGCTGGTGGATCGAAAAAAAGACATCATCATCACCGGGGGTGAAAACATCTATCCGGTGGAGATCGAAGCACTTCTTCAGGCGCATGACAGGATTCAAGATGTCGCCGTTATCGGCGTTCCGAACCATCGGCTGGGGGAAATCGCCGTGGCCGTTGTTCAGGTGAAGCCAGGAGAAGCGCTGACACCCGAGGAAGTCAACGATTTTTGTCAGCCACTGGCCAGATACAAACGGCCGCGTCAAATCATATTCGGCGAAGTACCCCGCAATCCGACGGGTAAGATTGAAAAACCGAAACTGCGCAAACAATATGCGGGAATTGCGGAGAGTTTTAAAACGGATTATTGA
- the rpe gene encoding ribulose-phosphate 3-epimerase, producing MKLIAPSILSADFSKLGEEIKTVEAAGADWIHVDVMDGHFVPNITMGPIVVEAVKKATSLPADVHLMIEYPDRYIADFAKAGADFISVHVEACVHLNRTIQLIKESGAKAGAVLNPATPLSALDWVLDSLDFVLIMSVNPGFGGQAFIPNSLERIRRLRNMITDKNLPTLIQIDGGVNSRTITDISKAGTDVFVAGSAIFGSADYRHTIKTLRENM from the coding sequence ATGAAACTAATTGCCCCGTCGATATTATCCGCCGATTTTTCAAAACTCGGGGAGGAAATAAAAACGGTTGAAGCCGCAGGCGCAGACTGGATCCATGTGGATGTTATGGATGGTCATTTCGTACCCAACATCACCATGGGACCGATCGTGGTAGAGGCCGTCAAAAAGGCGACAAGCCTTCCGGCTGATGTGCATTTGATGATTGAATACCCGGATCGCTATATTGCTGATTTTGCCAAGGCGGGGGCGGATTTTATCTCCGTGCATGTTGAAGCCTGCGTCCATTTGAATCGGACCATTCAACTGATCAAGGAGTCCGGCGCCAAAGCGGGCGCGGTTTTAAACCCGGCCACCCCCCTCTCCGCTTTGGATTGGGTGTTGGATTCCCTCGATTTTGTGCTGATCATGAGCGTCAATCCCGGTTTCGGCGGTCAGGCTTTTATCCCCAACAGCCTGGAGCGGATTCGCCGGCTTCGCAACATGATCACCGATAAAAATCTACCCACGCTGATTCAAATTGACGGTGGCGTGAATAGCCGCACCATCACCGATATCTCAAAAGCGGGAACAGATGTTTTTGTCGCAGGCTCTGCTATTTTCGGCAGCGCCGATTACCGGCATACCATTAAGACCCTTCGGGAAAACATGTAA
- the gspE gene encoding type II secretion system ATPase GspE, which produces MMQRMPLIYFLKKTRGVSEQTLSDITKLFEESAEVDGMLLLKKKMITEDQLLNAWALQYAVPFQEDLPLDHIDTEFADTIPIQFLKKYLMVPLQQTSSGHNRNESAQPLIAIHDPSNFQPLDDLVRLLGLKEFQIILARKDAILSAINLFYDLRRDSAEQLVQDMEEEDGRAIISEIGDTEDLLDDTSDAPIIKLVNHILSQSIKARASDIHIEPYQTGFKVRYRIDGILYDLLTPPKWIQAALISRIKVMAKLNIAEKRLPQDGRLEVRVGDQEIDVRVSTIPISFGERVVMRLLNKTATVLQLSEICPEPEKLDQLERLVKSPNGIILVTGPTGSGKTTTLYAVLSSINKPEINIITIEDPVEYQLKGISQIQVNPKIDLTFARGLRSIVRQDPDVILIGEIRDKETADIAVQSALTGHLVFSTLHTNDSASAITRLVDIGVEPFLIVSSVIAVVAQRLVRVLCDACKEPYIPDRADLISIGLPVEQFSGKTLYRAVGCDKCINAGYRGRVGIFEILELNSRLKRLMIETHDSNRIKEEALAAHMTTLRDDGLNKALRGITTIEEVLRVTNI; this is translated from the coding sequence ATGATGCAAAGAATGCCTCTTATTTATTTTTTAAAAAAAACTCGGGGTGTTTCGGAGCAAACCCTCTCCGATATCACAAAGTTGTTCGAGGAGAGCGCAGAAGTGGACGGAATGCTTCTGCTGAAGAAAAAGATGATCACTGAAGATCAACTCCTTAACGCATGGGCGCTTCAATATGCAGTGCCGTTTCAGGAGGACCTGCCGCTGGATCACATTGACACGGAATTCGCGGACACCATACCGATACAATTTCTTAAAAAATATCTCATGGTGCCGCTGCAACAAACGTCATCCGGCCACAATCGTAACGAGTCCGCTCAACCCCTTATCGCCATCCATGATCCTTCCAATTTTCAGCCTTTGGATGATCTGGTTCGACTGCTCGGTCTTAAGGAATTTCAGATTATACTGGCTCGTAAAGATGCCATTCTTTCCGCCATCAATCTGTTTTATGATCTTCGACGCGATTCAGCTGAACAACTCGTTCAGGATATGGAAGAAGAAGATGGCCGCGCCATCATCAGTGAAATCGGTGACACGGAAGACTTGCTGGACGACACCAGTGATGCGCCGATCATTAAACTGGTCAATCACATTTTATCCCAATCCATCAAAGCCAGGGCCAGCGATATTCACATCGAGCCCTATCAAACCGGTTTCAAGGTCCGCTATCGCATTGACGGCATTTTATATGACCTGTTAACACCGCCAAAGTGGATTCAGGCGGCATTGATCTCCCGCATCAAGGTAATGGCCAAACTCAACATCGCCGAAAAACGGCTGCCCCAGGATGGCCGCCTGGAAGTGCGAGTTGGGGATCAGGAAATCGATGTCCGGGTATCCACCATACCCATCTCTTTCGGCGAACGCGTCGTCATGCGGCTCTTGAATAAAACGGCCACTGTACTTCAACTCTCTGAAATCTGTCCCGAACCTGAGAAGCTTGACCAACTTGAACGATTGGTCAAATCCCCCAACGGCATTATTTTGGTCACCGGCCCCACCGGCAGTGGAAAAACAACCACGTTATATGCGGTGTTATCCAGCATCAACAAGCCTGAAATAAACATTATCACAATTGAAGATCCGGTGGAATACCAGCTTAAAGGCATCAGTCAGATTCAGGTCAATCCGAAAATCGATCTGACATTTGCCCGCGGACTTCGCTCCATCGTAAGGCAAGATCCGGATGTGATTCTCATCGGTGAAATCCGCGATAAAGAGACAGCCGATATCGCGGTTCAGTCCGCTCTCACGGGACATTTGGTCTTCTCCACCCTGCACACCAATGACTCGGCCAGTGCCATTACGCGTTTGGTCGATATCGGGGTCGAGCCGTTTTTAATTGTCTCATCGGTGATTGCCGTTGTAGCCCAGCGTCTGGTGAGAGTCCTCTGTGACGCGTGCAAGGAACCCTACATTCCGGACAGGGCGGATTTGATCAGTATCGGTCTTCCCGTCGAACAATTTTCAGGGAAAACCCTTTACCGGGCCGTCGGGTGTGACAAATGCATTAACGCGGGGTATCGCGGCCGGGTCGGTATTTTTGAAATACTCGAATTAAATAGCCGTTTAAAGAGGCTGATGATTGAAACCCATGATTCGAACCGCATTAAGGAAGAAGCATTGGCCGCTCACATGACAACGCTTCGGGACGATGGGTTGAACAAGGCGCTTCGCGGCATTACCACCATTGAAGAAGTACTGCGCGTAACCAATATTTAA
- a CDS encoding rhodanese-like domain-containing protein: MPGICVVLFSGVFFPDTACAFDLRKIDPRQAAERLNRFSILDARPQKEWQKAHLPGARSFSWENYTRTDSDGVKYRIFKPEELGNALGALGISHTDAVLVYGDADSSWGGEGWLVWMLAWLGHQGAVYFLDGGIHLWRDSGQPVTSDIGNSHGQVTYQIHPRPEMNRTRDDIASQRGQINLIDTRGYLTEYLPGHLPGAIHIPWGKFFKGPYRQSLAPHELSALLEEKGVDLRKPVVYYCTGGIRSGFSWLVHSLGTLPPAVNFEGGTEEWARKHPLVR; this comes from the coding sequence ATGCCGGGAATCTGTGTCGTTCTCTTTTCGGGGGTCTTTTTCCCTGATACTGCTTGTGCCTTCGACTTACGGAAAATTGATCCCCGGCAGGCAGCCGAACGATTGAACCGGTTTTCAATCCTGGATGCAAGGCCCCAGAAAGAATGGCAAAAGGCACATCTGCCCGGCGCACGATCCTTTTCCTGGGAAAATTATACCCGAACGGATTCGGACGGCGTCAAATACCGCATTTTCAAGCCCGAAGAACTGGGCAATGCGTTGGGCGCCCTGGGAATCAGCCATACCGATGCGGTTCTGGTCTATGGGGATGCCGACAGCAGTTGGGGAGGGGAAGGCTGGCTGGTCTGGATGCTGGCCTGGCTGGGCCATCAGGGAGCCGTTTATTTTCTGGACGGCGGTATTCATCTTTGGCGGGACAGTGGGCAGCCCGTCACTTCGGATATAGGCAACTCGCACGGCCAGGTAACCTATCAGATTCATCCGCGCCCTGAAATGAACCGGACCCGTGACGACATCGCGTCTCAGCGGGGCCAAATCAACCTGATCGACACGCGCGGCTACTTAACCGAATACCTGCCCGGACATCTTCCCGGCGCCATCCATATTCCCTGGGGAAAATTTTTTAAGGGCCCGTATCGTCAAAGCTTAGCCCCCCACGAGTTGAGCGCACTGCTCGAAGAAAAGGGAGTTGACCTGCGAAAACCGGTGGTCTACTATTGCACCGGCGGCATTCGTTCCGGCTTTTCCTGGCTGGTGCATTCACTCGGGACCTTACCGCCCGCCGTCAATTTTGAGGGGGGCACCGAGGAATGGGCGCGGAAACACCCGCTGGTTCGGTAA
- the aroQ gene encoding type II 3-dehydroquinate dehydratase encodes MARKQPALSILVVHGPNLNMLGKREPSIYGTDTLADIDQGLKQTGKQLGITVETFQSNHEGAIVDRIQAGFGTIQGLIINPGAYTHTSVAIRDALLLFDIPIIEIHLSNIYKREAFRHSSMIAGVATGQIAGFGAHGYTLAIQAMARLLSTANSH; translated from the coding sequence ATGGCTCGAAAACAACCGGCGCTCAGCATTTTGGTTGTCCATGGACCCAATTTAAATATGTTGGGTAAGCGGGAACCGTCAATTTACGGCACGGACACTCTGGCGGACATCGATCAAGGCTTGAAACAAACCGGCAAACAATTGGGCATAACGGTGGAAACCTTTCAATCAAACCATGAGGGGGCGATTGTGGATCGCATTCAGGCCGGATTTGGAACCATCCAAGGGCTCATCATTAATCCCGGCGCCTACACCCACACCAGTGTGGCCATTCGGGACGCTCTGCTGCTGTTTGATATTCCGATCATTGAAATTCATCTCTCCAACATCTATAAAAGAGAAGCGTTTCGTCATAGCTCCATGATTGCCGGCGTGGCGACAGGCCAGATAGCCGGGTTCGGCGCACATGGATACACTCTGGCAATACAAGCGATGGCACGGTTGCTCTCAACTGCAAATTCCCATTAA
- the queC gene encoding 7-cyano-7-deazaguanine synthase QueC, whose amino-acid sequence MKKAVVLSSGGIDSTTVMAIALSEGYDVSAISYAYGQRHAFELQAAESVAEFFKIKNRIVLSIDLSRFGGSALTDTIDVPKSATNIIKSNGIPVTYVPARNAVFLSLALAWAEVLGAYDIFIGVNAIDYSGYPDCRPEFIQAFEQMANLATRAGVEGPDRFRIQAPLLHMSKAQIIQKGIALGVDYSLTHSCYDPSDTGLACDRCDSCILRRLGFEAAGVKDPTRYHR is encoded by the coding sequence ATGAAAAAAGCAGTCGTTCTTTCAAGTGGCGGTATCGATTCCACCACCGTGATGGCCATCGCCCTTTCCGAGGGTTACGATGTTTCCGCCATCAGTTATGCATACGGTCAGCGGCATGCCTTTGAATTGCAAGCCGCCGAAAGCGTGGCTGAATTTTTCAAAATTAAAAACCGGATCGTCTTAAGTATCGACCTGAGCCGTTTTGGCGGATCTGCGCTTACGGATACTATCGATGTTCCCAAATCAGCTACAAATATCATAAAATCGAACGGTATTCCGGTGACCTATGTGCCCGCCCGCAATGCGGTATTTTTATCCTTGGCCCTGGCCTGGGCCGAAGTTCTGGGCGCCTATGACATTTTTATCGGTGTCAACGCCATTGATTATAGCGGATATCCGGATTGCCGGCCCGAATTCATACAAGCATTTGAACAAATGGCGAACCTTGCCACCCGTGCCGGTGTCGAAGGCCCGGATCGATTTCGAATTCAGGCGCCGTTGTTGCACATGAGCAAAGCCCAAATCATTCAAAAGGGCATTGCGCTCGGCGTGGACTATTCACTGACCCACAGCTGCTATGACCCCTCTGATACCGGCCTCGCCTGCGACCGTTGCGACAGTTGCATTCTAAGGCGCCTGGGGTTTGAGGCTGCCGGCGTTAAAGATCCAACCCGTTATCATCGATAG
- a CDS encoding fatty acid--CoA ligase: protein MMLENNKPAPSALNYQLLIKHLLRFPLNFWAEREIVYRDKCRYTYAVFAKRIAKLANVLMQMGVKAGDRVAMMDWDSHRYLEAYFAVPMMGAILHTVNIRLSPDHLIYTINHAQDKLILVHTDFLPLLEGIKNQIGQEKQMIVINDDAADPKTDWSSAGEYEHLIQKASDSFSYPDFDENTLATLFYTTGTTGRPKGVYFSHRQLVLHTMALTMVLSGHSSQFIVNSDDVYMPLTPMFHVHAWGLPYMMTSIGAKQVYPGKYEPERLLHLFGAEKVTFSHCVPTMLHLLLNSPGIETANVKGWKMIIGGSALAPGLCKDAMSRGINLISGYGLSETGPLMTLATFKPDLLNSSDEEQVGYRCRTGVPTPLVEVEIADPLGNPLPHDGVSVGEVIVRSPWLTKGYYRETELSETLWKDGWLHTGDIGFFTSDGYLQLTDRIKDVIKTGGEWLSSLELEDIITQHEAVSEAAIIGVPDEKWGERPIALVVLKQEYRGKVDENDLKAFFAQFAREGRIAQYAIPQKVVLVDAISKTSVGKINKKNIRNQMGI from the coding sequence ATGATGCTCGAGAATAATAAGCCGGCGCCATCCGCCCTTAACTATCAACTACTGATAAAACACCTGCTTCGATTTCCCCTTAATTTTTGGGCGGAACGGGAAATCGTATACCGGGATAAGTGCCGCTATACCTATGCGGTGTTCGCCAAACGGATCGCCAAGCTTGCCAACGTTTTAATGCAGATGGGAGTTAAGGCGGGTGACCGGGTGGCCATGATGGATTGGGACAGTCACCGTTACCTGGAGGCTTATTTTGCGGTACCGATGATGGGCGCGATCTTGCACACTGTTAACATTCGGCTCTCGCCGGATCATCTCATATACACGATTAATCATGCACAGGATAAATTGATACTTGTCCATACGGATTTCTTGCCCCTGTTGGAGGGAATAAAGAATCAGATTGGGCAGGAGAAACAAATGATAGTGATCAATGATGATGCGGCAGACCCGAAGACGGACTGGTCGTCTGCCGGCGAATATGAGCATTTAATTCAAAAAGCGAGCGATAGTTTTTCTTATCCGGATTTTGATGAAAATACACTGGCCACGTTGTTTTATACGACCGGGACGACCGGTCGGCCAAAAGGGGTTTATTTTTCGCATCGGCAACTGGTGCTGCATACCATGGCGCTAACCATGGTGCTTTCGGGTCATAGCAGCCAGTTTATTGTTAACTCGGATGATGTTTATATGCCCCTTACCCCCATGTTTCATGTTCATGCGTGGGGCTTGCCGTATATGATGACCTCAATCGGCGCAAAGCAGGTTTACCCGGGTAAATACGAGCCCGAGAGATTATTGCACCTTTTCGGTGCCGAGAAAGTCACCTTTTCCCATTGCGTACCGACGATGCTGCATCTTCTGCTGAACTCACCGGGGATTGAAACCGCGAATGTCAAAGGATGGAAAATGATCATCGGTGGCTCGGCGCTGGCGCCGGGGCTATGTAAAGACGCCATGTCGCGGGGGATCAATCTTATCTCCGGGTACGGGTTGTCTGAAACCGGGCCGCTGATGACACTGGCTACGTTCAAGCCTGATTTACTCAATAGCTCCGATGAGGAGCAGGTCGGTTACCGATGCCGCACCGGCGTGCCAACGCCGCTGGTCGAGGTGGAAATAGCCGATCCACTAGGCAATCCGCTCCCGCATGACGGTGTGTCCGTGGGAGAAGTAATTGTCAGAAGCCCTTGGTTGACAAAAGGCTATTATAGAGAAACGGAATTGAGTGAAACGTTATGGAAAGACGGATGGCTTCATACGGGGGATATCGGTTTTTTCACATCGGATGGATATTTACAACTTACGGATCGCATTAAAGATGTAATTAAAACCGGCGGAGAATGGCTCTCATCCCTTGAGCTGGAGGATATTATCACTCAGCACGAAGCGGTCAGTGAAGCGGCCATTATCGGCGTTCCGGATGAAAAATGGGGTGAACGGCCGATTGCCCTGGTGGTGTTAAAACAAGAATACAGGGGCAAAGTGGATGAAAACGACCTGAAGGCTTTTTTTGCGCAATTTGCACGGGAGGGTAGAATTGCGCAATATGCCATACCGCAAAAAGTAGTTCTGGTGGATGCGATCTCCAAAACAAGTGTTGGTAAAATCAATAAAAAAAATATTCGGAATCAGATGGGAATATAG
- a CDS encoding threonine ammonia-lyase — protein sequence MPITLNDIKRAAEILKGNINDTPCLFSVKLSAITGINVFLKYENLQFTGSFKERGALLKLESLSVKSRKKGVITMSAGNHAQAVAHRASQLGIPATIVMPRYTPNIKVERTRAFGAEVILHGEELSETAALAKKLVKDRRLIMLHPYDDEKIITGQGTIALEMLNQHPTLDVIIVPVGGGGLISGIAIAAREINPAIDIIGVETQRFPSMKQALAGEPIQCGRSTIAEGIAVKTPGVNTLPVIRRLVKDIVLVDEPEIESAVRMLLDLEKTVVEGAAAAAVAALVKTADRLSGRNVGVVLSGGNIDPLVLASIIKRGLVQSGRMVRLHVAVYDVPGALSKVCRCIGDAGANIVEVHHQRSFTSLPLQSADVEFILITRGRDHVDEIMSALSLDGFTARLMNVADINNPF from the coding sequence ATGCCGATTACTCTCAATGATATTAAACGCGCCGCCGAGATTCTAAAGGGAAATATCAACGACACCCCCTGCTTATTTTCCGTTAAATTATCCGCTATTACAGGGATTAATGTTTTTTTGAAATACGAAAATCTTCAGTTTACCGGGTCGTTCAAGGAACGCGGCGCGTTGCTGAAGCTTGAATCGCTTTCTGTCAAGAGCCGAAAAAAGGGAGTCATCACCATGTCGGCCGGCAACCATGCACAAGCGGTTGCCCATCGGGCGAGCCAACTGGGCATTCCCGCAACGATTGTGATGCCGCGCTATACGCCGAACATCAAGGTCGAGCGCACCCGGGCTTTCGGCGCCGAAGTTATTCTTCATGGCGAAGAGTTGTCAGAAACCGCGGCGTTAGCGAAAAAGCTGGTCAAGGACCGGCGGCTGATTATGCTTCACCCTTACGATGATGAGAAAATTATTACCGGCCAGGGCACCATCGCGCTTGAAATGCTAAATCAACATCCGACTCTGGACGTAATCATCGTACCGGTGGGTGGTGGCGGACTCATATCGGGAATCGCCATTGCGGCCCGGGAAATCAACCCGGCCATTGATATCATCGGCGTTGAGACGCAAAGATTTCCTTCCATGAAACAGGCCTTGGCCGGAGAGCCGATTCAATGCGGCCGATCCACCATTGCCGAGGGAATTGCAGTGAAAACGCCCGGTGTCAACACGCTGCCGGTGATTCGTCGTTTGGTCAAAGACATTGTGCTCGTGGATGAACCCGAAATTGAGTCAGCGGTTCGCATGCTCCTGGATTTAGAAAAAACAGTCGTCGAAGGCGCCGCCGCCGCCGCTGTGGCCGCGCTGGTCAAAACCGCTGACCGGCTTTCAGGCCGAAACGTGGGCGTCGTGCTGAGCGGCGGCAATATCGATCCCTTGGTGTTGGCCTCGATCATCAAACGGGGGTTGGTCCAATCCGGCCGCATGGTTCGGCTGCATGTGGCCGTTTATGATGTGCCGGGCGCCTTGTCGAAGGTCTGCCGCTGCATCGGAGACGCCGGCGCAAATATCGTCGAAGTGCATCACCAGCGCTCCTTTACCAGCCTGCCCCTGCAATCTGCAGACGTTGAATTTATACTCATTACCCGCGGCCGGGATCATGTCGATGAAATCATGTCCGCGCTTAGCCTCGACGGGTTTACCGCCCGTTTGATGAACGTGGCGGATATCAATAATCCGTTTTAA
- a CDS encoding radical SAM protein has product MGLQVSEIFYSIQGESLHAGRPCVFVRLSGCNLRCTYCDSTYAYDEGREFSIPDIIESVRLFSCHLVEITGGEPLLQPETTTLIKALLNEGFSVLLETNGSFDIGKTDSRCVRIIDIKCPSSGESQSICYKNFERITTQDQFKFVIADRADFDFAVKTAGLIPETIPRDHLLFSPVYGKLSPNLLAEWILAAHLPVRLHLQLHKIIWPDIERGV; this is encoded by the coding sequence ATGGGCCTACAGGTAAGTGAAATATTTTACAGTATTCAAGGAGAGTCGCTCCATGCGGGACGCCCTTGTGTTTTTGTGCGCCTTTCAGGATGCAATTTGCGGTGCACATATTGCGACTCAACCTATGCGTACGATGAGGGACGCGAATTTTCGATTCCCGACATTATTGAATCCGTCAGGCTTTTTTCGTGCCATCTGGTTGAAATAACGGGGGGAGAACCGTTGCTTCAGCCTGAAACCACCACTTTAATTAAGGCGCTGCTGAATGAGGGATTTTCCGTTCTCCTTGAAACCAACGGCAGCTTCGATATCGGAAAAACGGATTCACGATGCGTCAGAATCATTGATATCAAATGCCCCTCTAGCGGAGAAAGCCAGTCGATCTGTTACAAAAATTTTGAACGGATAACCACTCAAGATCAATTTAAATTCGTCATTGCCGATCGGGCAGATTTCGATTTTGCCGTCAAAACCGCGGGATTGATTCCCGAGACAATCCCGCGTGATCATCTCCTCTTTTCCCCTGTTTACGGTAAGTTGTCACCAAACCTACTGGCGGAGTGGATTTTGGCCGCACATTTACCGGTGCGTCTTCATCTTCAACTGCATAAAATCATTTGGCCCGATATTGAAAGGGGCGTGTAG